One window of Akkermansia biwaensis genomic DNA carries:
- a CDS encoding glycoside hydrolase family 27 protein: MRLCRLLCLAAIGSAVPSAVCADFPNPYPAPVSGVRLTPETSPLPSINGARVLGVRPGAEVLFQVPVSGERPMQIRASGLPAGVKMNSRGLISGKAPMRKGEYRVKLQAANRHGKDAGEWVLKVGDDLCLTPPMGWSSWYSYSEAVGQDQVLKTARLFVERGLVNHGWTYINIDDCWQGKRGGKNFSIQPNKRFPDMKAMCRAIHAMGLKAGIYSTPWMGTYAGFIGGSAPDKKADYAGLSIPEKDRLQENQIFGRYPGVHRRHADRTGPVWLFDRDARQWAEWGFDYVKVDWKPNDVPTTERIRKALDESGRDIVLSLSNAAPYEHVEELSRLANLWRTTGDIEDHWGSVSGIGFSQERWQKHMSPGHWNDPDILQVGKLGKPNRPNTAFVQTRLSPDEQYTHVTLWCLLSAPLIISCDLENIDSFTMGLLTNDEVIAVDQDPAARPARRAWNQGNFQVWTKELADGSTAAGFFNTGGSREVLKVNLKDIGLSGPYQVRDLWKRADQGTAEGDIAVELNSHGAAMFRFTRKE, translated from the coding sequence ATGAGATTATGCCGTCTTTTATGTCTTGCCGCCATCGGGTCAGCCGTTCCCTCCGCGGTTTGCGCCGATTTTCCAAATCCCTATCCCGCTCCGGTTTCTGGAGTGCGCCTGACGCCGGAGACATCTCCGCTGCCGTCGATCAATGGAGCCCGCGTCCTGGGCGTCAGGCCAGGGGCTGAAGTGCTGTTCCAGGTGCCGGTTTCCGGAGAGCGTCCCATGCAGATCAGGGCGTCCGGATTGCCCGCAGGGGTGAAGATGAATTCCCGCGGCCTGATTTCCGGCAAAGCACCGATGCGGAAGGGAGAATACCGGGTGAAGCTTCAGGCGGCCAACAGACACGGAAAGGATGCCGGGGAATGGGTATTGAAGGTGGGGGACGATTTATGCCTCACTCCGCCGATGGGCTGGAGCAGCTGGTATTCCTACAGCGAGGCGGTAGGGCAGGACCAGGTGCTCAAGACCGCCCGGCTTTTTGTGGAACGCGGGCTGGTCAATCACGGCTGGACCTACATCAACATTGACGATTGCTGGCAGGGGAAACGGGGAGGGAAGAATTTTTCCATTCAGCCCAACAAGCGTTTCCCCGATATGAAGGCCATGTGCCGTGCCATTCACGCCATGGGGCTGAAGGCTGGCATTTATTCAACGCCGTGGATGGGCACGTATGCCGGTTTTATCGGCGGAAGCGCGCCGGACAAGAAGGCGGATTATGCAGGATTGAGCATCCCGGAAAAGGACCGTTTACAGGAGAATCAGATATTCGGACGCTATCCCGGCGTTCACCGCCGGCATGCCGACCGCACAGGGCCCGTATGGCTGTTTGACCGCGACGCCCGGCAGTGGGCCGAATGGGGATTCGATTACGTGAAGGTGGATTGGAAGCCCAATGACGTACCTACGACGGAACGTATCCGGAAGGCTCTGGATGAGTCCGGGCGCGATATCGTGCTGAGCTTGTCCAATGCGGCTCCGTATGAACATGTGGAAGAATTGTCCAGGCTGGCCAATTTGTGGAGGACGACGGGAGATATCGAGGACCACTGGGGCAGCGTCAGCGGCATCGGCTTTTCCCAGGAGCGCTGGCAGAAGCACATGAGCCCGGGGCATTGGAACGATCCGGACATTCTCCAGGTCGGCAAGCTGGGCAAGCCCAACCGGCCCAATACCGCGTTTGTCCAGACGCGGCTGTCTCCGGATGAACAATACACGCATGTGACCCTGTGGTGCCTGCTGTCCGCCCCTCTCATCATTTCCTGTGATCTGGAGAATATCGATTCGTTCACGATGGGCTTGCTGACCAATGACGAGGTGATTGCCGTGGATCAGGATCCGGCGGCCCGTCCGGCCCGCAGGGCGTGGAACCAGGGGAATTTCCAGGTATGGACGAAGGAGCTGGCGGACGGTTCCACGGCAGCGGGCTTTTTCAATACCGGCGGCTCCAGGGAGGTTCTGAAGGTAAATCTGAAAGATATCGGCCTGTCCGGTCCCTATCAGGTGCGGGACCTTTGGAAGCGTGCGGACCAGGGAACGGCGGAAGGGGACATTGCCGTGGAGCTCAACAGCCACGGTGCGGCCATGTTCCGCTTCACCAGGAAGGAGTGA
- the rpmB gene encoding 50S ribosomal protein L28, translating into MSRICIIRGTIPHKGRRIHRSGLAKKKGGIGRHVTKTVNRTVYPNLQEKRIWVPELGQFVKMKISAKALRTINKNGAYNTLKKVGLL; encoded by the coding sequence ATGTCCCGAATTTGCATCATCCGAGGTACCATCCCTCACAAAGGTCGTCGTATCCATCGCTCCGGTCTTGCCAAGAAAAAGGGCGGTATTGGTCGTCACGTCACTAAGACTGTCAATCGTACCGTTTATCCCAATCTTCAGGAAAAGCGTATCTGGGTTCCTGAACTGGGCCAGTTCGTTAAAATGAAGATTTCCGCCAAGGCCTTGCGTACAATCAACAAGAACGGTGCGTACAACACTCTTAAAAAGGTAGGTCTCCTGTAA
- a CDS encoding MDR family NADPH-dependent oxidoreductase: protein MSENHYAEFSECGMKPQDVLAYVSGPVPVPAEGEVLVRMMVAPINPADINFIQGVYGVKPVLPHSRAGLEGCGMVEESRADGFRKGDQVILLRGVGSWSELVAVPAVNLMKLPVAVDPVQAAMLKVNPLTALRMLEGFVSLKPGDWIVQNAANSGVGRCIIQLARQMGVRTVNFVRRPDELREELTALGADLVVGENDEDVVKSTLALLDGKRPVLASNAVGGESALRLMDMLAPGGSMVTYGAMSRKSIKVPNGFLIFKGIRLEGLWVTQWLKHAPAQDIAAAYDKLARLMAEGSLVQAVDTVFPLSEVRRAVEKAQEEFRNGKIVLKMNEA from the coding sequence ATGAGTGAAAATCATTATGCAGAGTTTTCCGAATGCGGCATGAAGCCCCAGGACGTGCTGGCTTATGTTTCCGGCCCCGTCCCGGTTCCGGCGGAGGGAGAGGTGCTGGTGCGGATGATGGTCGCCCCGATCAATCCGGCGGATATCAATTTCATTCAGGGCGTGTACGGCGTGAAGCCCGTGCTGCCGCATTCACGCGCCGGGCTGGAAGGCTGCGGCATGGTGGAGGAGTCCCGTGCGGACGGCTTCCGGAAAGGGGACCAGGTGATTCTTTTGCGCGGCGTGGGCTCCTGGAGCGAGCTTGTGGCGGTTCCTGCCGTCAACCTGATGAAGCTGCCCGTAGCGGTGGACCCCGTGCAGGCGGCCATGCTGAAGGTGAATCCCCTCACGGCCCTGCGCATGCTGGAAGGGTTCGTGAGTCTGAAGCCCGGCGACTGGATTGTCCAGAACGCCGCCAATTCCGGGGTGGGGCGCTGCATCATCCAGCTTGCGCGCCAGATGGGCGTCAGGACGGTGAATTTTGTGAGAAGGCCGGATGAATTGAGGGAGGAGCTGACCGCGCTGGGCGCTGATCTGGTGGTCGGTGAGAATGACGAAGATGTGGTGAAGAGTACCCTGGCCCTTCTGGACGGGAAGCGTCCCGTGCTGGCTTCCAACGCCGTAGGCGGGGAAAGCGCCCTGCGCCTGATGGACATGCTCGCCCCCGGCGGAAGCATGGTTACTTACGGAGCCATGAGCAGGAAGAGCATCAAGGTGCCGAATGGTTTCCTGATTTTCAAGGGCATCAGGCTGGAAGGCCTGTGGGTGACCCAATGGCTTAAACATGCTCCGGCGCAGGATATTGCGGCTGCCTACGACAAGCTTGCGCGGCTGATGGCGGAGGGCAGTCTGGTGCAGGCCGTGGATACGGTGTTCCCGCTGAGCGAGGTGCGCCGGGCCGTGGAGAAGGCGCAGGAAGAATTCCGCAACGGCAAGATTGTGCTGAAGATGAACGAGGCGTGA
- a CDS encoding DUF3592 domain-containing protein, whose protein sequence is MKYVRRKEKELLFPSRSGEFWRDFFSVPWFGWYWLLAWGMAALSLYALGKAGGMCLDKHRFAQESLCTEGRVMSVTQEFFGSVRRYGRIPVWAPRVRFLEQGGGGEVTFQSPSFLFWSDYSKGDAVRVCYLPGNPENARVADGFIWWPESSTALWLAAFLIAGEITLCLKRDARSAVGE, encoded by the coding sequence GTGAAGTACGTCAGGAGAAAAGAGAAGGAACTGTTGTTTCCGTCCCGGTCCGGAGAGTTCTGGAGAGATTTTTTCAGCGTTCCGTGGTTCGGATGGTACTGGTTGCTTGCATGGGGAATGGCGGCTCTGAGCCTTTATGCCCTGGGGAAAGCGGGCGGCATGTGCCTGGACAAGCACCGGTTTGCGCAGGAGAGCCTGTGCACGGAAGGGAGGGTGATGAGCGTCACCCAGGAGTTTTTTGGGTCGGTCCGCAGATATGGCCGCATCCCGGTATGGGCTCCGAGGGTACGGTTCCTTGAGCAGGGAGGAGGCGGGGAAGTGACGTTCCAGTCTCCGTCCTTTCTGTTTTGGTCCGACTATTCCAAGGGGGATGCCGTCCGGGTCTGCTATCTGCCCGGCAATCCGGAAAATGCCCGTGTGGCGGATGGGTTCATCTGGTGGCCGGAGTCGTCCACAGCCCTGTGGCTGGCAGCGTTTCTGATAGCAGGGGAAATAACCCTGTGCCTGAAGCGGGATGCGCGAAGCGCAGTGGGAGAATAG